In the genome of Notamacropus eugenii isolate mMacEug1 chromosome 7, mMacEug1.pri_v2, whole genome shotgun sequence, the window ttatatCATACAATATTATAAAATACACTATAATATAGCATAATTTTATGCAATGtagtatataattataatttattatatattatagtataatatagtaatatgtatatatctgaaAAACTGTTGAACTATCTTTAAAggtgttttaatttacattaataTTTCAATGTAGCTACACACTCTAGGAATCTTTGTGTAGAAaagagaggttggagggaaaaaCATAAAGAGAGAACACAGAGGGAAACTGGTGAGTGGGAGAGTATAGGGAGCTGAAAGAACTCTGATCTTCAACcataagacttgggttcaaataccaaTTTGGTCTCTAACTGACGATGTGACCTGGGGCAGCTCATCTAACATGAGGAATTAAGTTATGCTTACTCCCATCTCTGTCATAACATGTTTCTAATATTAGATAAATAGTGATGTGATAGAAGAATATGCCTTTTGAGAATCATGTAGAATTCCTTGATCTTCTTTAGAATCCAGCAACTTCCTTGTCAAGATATCtcaatatatatattatatataagatatatatatctcatccatatatgtatacatattcacatatgcatatacatatatgtatgtacacatatatatgcatatatactttgtgtgtgtgtgtgtgtgtgtgtgtgtgtgttagcatGCTTCATGGATACGGAAGTTTCTAGATAGGACTTGATACACTTAGATTCTCCCAATGTGAAGTTAAATAATGACTTACTTTTCTGATTTCTAAAATGTGTGTTGTAGTTGGCAGATTGATTTTCATAAATTTCACAAATTCACATATATTTTCATCTAcatcaaaatcatttattaaaaacataTACTGAACACTAAGCTAGCAGAATTGAGCAAGATACATAATCTAGAAAAAACATAGTTTCTTTCCTTGCAAAATGTGTAGTTTAGAAGGGGGAATAAGATTCAAACACATTTGACTATAGTACCCAAGAATACATAATAGCATCACTATATAAAAAACAAAGTGGCTATAGAAGTCAAGGCAGAAAACTTTTGCAGACAAGATGATTTGGAAAGAATATATAGTGGAGGAGACATTTGAACTTGAATTTAAAGGATGGGTGGAAATGCAACagatgagaaagaaggaggaCGTTGCAGTCACAGAGAACAATATGAGGAAATGCATAGAGATGGAAAAGCACAGGTAGCTTTGTGATAGAGTAAATAGTCTATTTGGACTATAGTGTGTGAAGGGAAATTGTATTACAAAGTTGAAAAGTAGGGTAATCCCACATTATGAAAGGGACTGGAATGATGGACAAAAGACCTTGAACTTTATttggacagtaatagggaaaCACTGAAGATATCAAGCAGAGCGAGGATATAATGAGATCTATAGCAAATTATTTTGGCAATGGTATGAAGAATGGGTTTGGAAGGTGataaagtggaggaaaaaatccCTATCAGGAAGCTATGTCAATGATGGGGCTGGTTGTTAATGAGGAAATATGCTTAgtgatagaaataaaaagagtGAGAAGGTTAAAGAAATATTGTGGAGGTCTAATTGACAGAAAAGGATAATTTAttagataaaagaaataagaggaaaggaTAAATCAAAGTAAGTGATAGTGACAGAAATAGTGAATCCAAGGAGAGGAACAAACTTAGGGGGAGGAATACAATACAATCACGTCAGGACCCATCATTTGAGGTGTTGGTGGGACTTGCAAGTAGAGTTTTCATGTGGGTAATGTGAGATAACAATTTCTTAACACAGGTGTGGGATTCTGGTTTAAGAGAGTAATTCAAGCTATGGATCTGAAAGAcactgaaaagagaaagaagagatgaaaagaggaccaaaaagagAACTTTGGTGAACATTGGTGTTAAAGGGTTGGGAAGAGGACAAAGCCAGGAAATGAATCAGGGAACAAGAAAACTTGTAGAGACATGAGAGGAAGGTTAGGAAAACAGTGTTTCGGAAATCaagagagaaaacaggaaaaaaggagaggtcAATAGTGTCAAATATTGTCAACTTTTGGAGGATACTATGGTGAGTTCTGATTAACGAAGAGGAAACCCACCTTAGGAAACTTATATTACCTCCCCAGCATACAGTTTCTTAATCCTTAAGTCCACCTTGTCAATGCcaaaggcagtatggtataaaggaaaaacaaacaaaacactggatttggaatctgaagacCCAGGTTTGAGTTATAGCTCTGGTGTTTACTACATGACTGGTTTAGGCTTAATCAATTAATAattctataattttgttttcttaagcTATTTCAGGGAAGGAACTGCTCCACTTTTACTGTCACCCTAGTGCCTATCACCAGGTCTGGAATACAATTGgcgcttaatatatgcttattgaattatttatttattaatgaaaACATTTGCTGACAACCCTATAGCAGGATGAAAGAAGATATattgaaatgaggaaaaatgaatatatttatgtgatatgcacatctacatatatatgcacatatatacatatacgcacatacccatgtacatgtacacatacatacatatctgtgtatatgtatgtatatgcgtatatatgtatgtgtgtgtatatatatacacatacatacatatatatacatatacgtatatttgTCTCCATGTTCCTGGTAGGATAAAACCTTATTTACTCAGGTTGCTATTTAGAACCCTCTGCAATATGACTCCAATGTTTTAAGTCTTACTTCTAACTAGGTTGACTCTTTCTACTCTAGTCAGACTGCTCTACTAAACATACCTCTCCACAGCTCATGTTTTCATCCTTACTTTCCTCGTGTCATTTCCCATTCCTGAAGTGCTTAATCCTTCTGATTTACCTATATCAATCTCACTCCTTGTGCTACAGTCAGGTCAAGTTTCATTTCTTATATGCAGTTTTTTACCATTCTACCCTAAAATGATTTCTTTTAGATCTCTCATTTATCTACCATTCACTTGTCATATGTACAGAGCCCatataatttatctttttatgtctgTATCTCACTTCCCCTTTAGTATGTCTGCTAgaataggagagaagggaagagtaaAAATAATAGACATGTTCATGTACTAAGGATTATACTAAACTACAGTGGAGTATCTACTAGACTATTGCAGAGTGTAATAGAGGACAATATGATATTGTCCTCTATACATAGTAGACACCCCAacattcttgttgattgatattACAGATAGTTATTTTATTATAAGGCATAAAACTgtaattatttcccattacaaAAAATAGTTGCTTTGTAATGGCAGTTATTACACAGTTAAATATTTCTTCTCTGATCTTATTTTCTTTAGGTGGTAACAACCTACAGACTGAATAAATGGCTGGAGGAAATCAATCCATTGTGTCTGAGTTTGTGTTGCTGGGCCTCTCGAACTCCTGGGAACTTCAGCTTTTCTTCTTTGTGGTCTTCACCATAGTCTATGTGGCATCTGTACTGGGCaacattatcatcatcctcaccatTGTCTCTGATTCTCATTTGAATTCTCCCATGTACTTCCTGCTCAGCAACCTATCTTTCATTGACATCTTTCAGTGCAACTTTGCCACACCCAAGATGATTGCTGACTTTCTTGTTGAGCATAGGACCATCTCCTTTGAGGGCTGCATGGCCCAGATCTTCCTTCTTCATAGTTTTGTTGGAAGTGAGATGATGCTGTTGGTAGCAATGGCCTATGATAGATTTATAGCCATATGTAAACCTCTGCACTATAGTACTATTATGAATCGGAGACTTTGCATAATTTTTGTGGCTATATCTTGGACTGTAGGGATTCTTCACTCTGTGAGTCACTTGGCCTTTACCATAGACCTACCATTTTGTGGTCCTAATGAGATAGACAGTTTTTTTTGTGACCTTCCCCTGGTCATTGAGTTGGCCTGTATGGACaaatatgaaatggaaattatGACATTAATCAATAGTGGTCTGATTTCTCTGAGCTGTTTTCTagcattaattatttcttatattgttATATTAGCCACTGTCCGGCACCGCTCATCAAGTGGTTCCTCCAAGGCTCTCTCTACCTTAACAGCTCACATCACAGTTGTGATTCTTTTCTTTGGGCCATGCATCTACTTCTATATCTGGCCTTTTAGCAGATTCTCTGTAGataaatttctttctatcttttatatTGTGTGTACACCTCTCCTGAACCCCATCATCTATTCTCTTAGGAATGAAGATGTCAAATGtgcaatgaaaaaattaaagagcCAGTATCTCAGATCCTGGAAATATTAGAAGACCACCATGAGTGAGCAGCCTCGTAACTGAGACACATtccccaggagatcataaaaatctgTTGCTGAATTCgaatttttttacttaatttttgtctctaaaatgggaaaaaaaaaaagttggacaaAATGTGTCCTTAATTTTAATGGATAATGAGGATTCTGACTAATTCAACAATCTTAATTAAAAATGGACTTACTTTAAAATGGAATATATTTATTATGGTAAATTTACCTGCTCCTTTACACAGTAggggatgtggatggcatttggcCTTCAAATGGGTATTAAAGAGTAGTTTCTATTACACTGAGTAGGATCTATTAcactgagagagaaaatgaatattagtaGAATACTGAGTCCCAATCATAGACTACATgctcattaaaaacaaaagaaaacaaaacaaaacaaaggtaaGGAGGAATGAAGTTCCTATTTTCATGTACTCTAAATATGGCAGTTGACTTTTATAGGGGGCTCCATTTCCTGGCCACAGTTTTTCCAGGTTGATTCCCACATGAAACTTAAGTAGAACAGAGGAAAACGCACAATTGGAAGATCAAGCGTATTTCTCACAAAAAAAGTATTGAAGAATGGGCGATGGGGAAGTGTGAAATTGTCATTGCTCTCAGTTTAGTGTTTTCTACTTGGACAAGTACAGAAGGAGTTAACATTCTTATTTCATAACATCATAACATCATAAGAACAATGAAAATATTTGGGCCATTATACTGGTTAGAAGAAATTTCTTGGGATTTCAGGTAATAAGACAACAGTTGCAACTGTACAATGCCAAACATTGAGATGACTAATGGACAACCCCATCAATGATCCTGGAAACTTGATGATCATCTATGTAATTCATCTGAATTGTGCCAAGCACACTTTGCTTTtgcaattattattaaaatatttatccattaaTTATGGgtgctttgtttcttttctacacTGCCCATGCTGGTGGAATAAGAGGTAATTTTGTTTGCTTCACTTGTTAACAAGCCAACTTCGCATATATAGTTGGGCAAGGTGCCAGATCTAATTGATAAATTATACTGTTGGTTTTACTGCTTGTAACTGAGCATGATGCCAAGGGAAAGgcaaaaaatctcatttttatagtACAGATGTATCCCCCTTCTGCTTCCTCTTTCTATTTATTATGCATATCTAAGAATTTAAAACTGGGTAATGACCCTGTTAGGTAAGAAGATTTAACTATTATCCCAATAGAATTAATACAGCATCAATGAGAATAATGGAGGCTATCGACCTCTGTGAATAGTGCTGGCTTCACATTTATAGAATATCGCAGaattagagtttgaagggacctgaAAATCAATCTCCCTAACTTAACCTTCAAAGTGGGCAATTCCTTTCTTTAACAGTCCCTGAGAATCACTTTCTTCCAAGACAAATGTAGTTATAatagttagaaagtttttccttacattgaatCTAAATTTTCATCTTAGCAATGTCCATTTCCCCAATGATCCATTTCTTCAAAACTTCAGTTGTTATTCCAGAAGTATGAAGTATTGACTCCCCCTTCCCACTTGCCCCTGTACTCCCATATAAACCCAtggggtttttgtgaagatcaagtgaaataaccATGTAAAATACTTGAAACTTCAAAGCATCTTATAAATGATAGCTGTTActgtttttttattaaattattttatttgtttttaatgttctaaaatcacttccaaATATATTAGATCGTTTCCCCTGCCtcca includes:
- the LOC140513286 gene encoding olfactory receptor 4K1-like yields the protein MAGGNQSIVSEFVLLGLSNSWELQLFFFVVFTIVYVASVLGNIIIILTIVSDSHLNSPMYFLLSNLSFIDIFQCNFATPKMIADFLVEHRTISFEGCMAQIFLLHSFVGSEMMLLVAMAYDRFIAICKPLHYSTIMNRRLCIIFVAISWTVGILHSVSHLAFTIDLPFCGPNEIDSFFCDLPLVIELACMDKYEMEIMTLINSGLISLSCFLALIISYIVILATVRHRSSSGSSKALSTLTAHITVVILFFGPCIYFYIWPFSRFSVDKFLSIFYIVCTPLLNPIIYSLRNEDVKCAMKKLKSQYLRSWKY